A genomic window from Flavobacterium sp. I3-2 includes:
- the mtaB gene encoding tRNA (N(6)-L-threonylcarbamoyladenosine(37)-C(2))-methylthiotransferase MtaB gives MENRKKVAFYTLGCKLNFSETSTIARNFNDEGFDRVDFEEVADIYVINTCSVTDNADKQFKQIVKKALKINDKAFVAAVGCYAQLKPDELAAVDGVDLVLGATEKFKITDYINDLSKNDMGEVHSCEIEEADFYVGSYSIGDRTRAFLKVQDGCDYKCTYCTIPLARGISRSDTMENVMQNAAEISAKGIKEIVLTGVNIGDYGKGEFGNKKHEHTFLELVQALDTVDGIERLRISSIEPNLLKNETIDFVSTSKTFVPHFHIPLQSGSNEILKKMKRRYMRELYQDRVSKIREVMPDACIGVDVIVGFPGETEELFLETYNFLNDLDISYLHVFTYSERDNTEAVEFDGVVPMNVRSKRSKMLRGLSVKKRRHFYESQLNTKHTVLFESENKEGYIHGFTENYVKVKTPWNPELVNTLHEIQLTKIDEDGIVRFDFINEPVFS, from the coding sequence ATGGAAAATAGAAAAAAAGTAGCTTTTTATACCTTAGGTTGTAAACTGAATTTCTCAGAAACTTCTACGATTGCAAGAAATTTTAATGATGAAGGTTTTGATCGTGTCGATTTTGAAGAAGTTGCAGATATTTATGTCATCAATACCTGTTCGGTAACTGATAACGCTGACAAACAGTTTAAACAGATCGTAAAAAAAGCATTAAAAATAAATGACAAAGCTTTTGTTGCTGCTGTTGGATGTTATGCACAATTAAAACCAGACGAGCTTGCTGCTGTTGACGGAGTTGATTTGGTTTTAGGAGCAACTGAAAAATTTAAAATTACCGACTACATAAATGACCTTTCAAAGAATGACATGGGCGAAGTTCATTCATGCGAAATCGAAGAAGCGGATTTTTATGTAGGAAGTTATTCGATTGGAGATCGAACACGTGCTTTCTTAAAGGTTCAAGATGGTTGCGATTATAAATGTACCTATTGTACGATTCCGTTAGCTCGTGGTATTTCTCGTTCGGATACGATGGAAAACGTGATGCAAAATGCTGCTGAAATTTCTGCTAAAGGAATTAAAGAAATTGTTTTAACAGGAGTTAATATTGGTGATTACGGTAAAGGTGAATTCGGAAATAAAAAACACGAACATACTTTTTTAGAGTTGGTTCAGGCTTTAGATACCGTAGATGGAATTGAGCGTTTACGAATTTCATCTATTGAACCAAACTTACTTAAAAACGAAACCATTGATTTTGTTTCAACAAGTAAAACTTTCGTTCCTCATTTTCATATTCCACTACAATCTGGAAGTAACGAAATTTTAAAGAAAATGAAACGTAGATATATGAGAGAATTATATCAAGATCGCGTTTCAAAAATTCGTGAAGTTATGCCAGATGCTTGTATCGGAGTTGATGTAATTGTTGGTTTTCCTGGTGAAACTGAAGAATTGTTCTTAGAAACTTATAATTTCTTAAATGATTTAGACATTTCTTATCTTCATGTTTTTACGTATTCAGAGAGAGACAATACGGAAGCTGTTGAATTTGATGGCGTCGTTCCGATGAATGTTAGAAGTAAAAGAAGTAAAATGTTACGTGGTTTATCTGTAAAAAAACGCAGACATTTCTATGAAAGTCAATTAAATACCAAACATACGGTTTTATTTGAAAGTGAAAACAAAGAAGGTTACATTCACGGGTTTACAGAAAATTACGTTAAAGTAAAAACACCTTGGAATCCTGAATTGGTAAATACACTTCACGAAATTCAATTAACAAAAATTGATGAAGATGGCATAGTTCGTTTTGATTTTATCAATGAACCTGTTTTTTCATAA
- a CDS encoding alpha/beta fold hydrolase produces the protein MNKIPVYFMPGLAANPLIFEKIRLDSNQFECFYLDWKEPNEKETLKDYTKRIIKEIKHQNPVLIGVSFGGIIVQEIAKQISVKKVIIISSVKDPAEFPDNFRLAKKMKLYHFFPTRFVDFFQNITKKIVSSKKIKERIKMYEKYLTVRSKNYLDWGIKNVLLWENQNPIKNIVHIHGTEDHIFPKKYIKNAIFLPKATHVLILLQSKWLNKHLPDLILNENYEKELD, from the coding sequence ATGAACAAAATACCAGTATATTTCATGCCTGGTTTGGCCGCAAATCCTTTAATATTTGAAAAAATAAGACTCGATTCTAATCAATTTGAATGTTTTTACTTGGATTGGAAAGAACCAAATGAAAAAGAAACGCTAAAAGATTATACAAAAAGAATCATAAAAGAGATTAAACATCAAAATCCCGTTTTAATAGGTGTATCATTTGGAGGAATTATTGTTCAAGAAATTGCTAAACAAATAAGCGTCAAAAAAGTAATCATTATTTCGAGCGTAAAGGATCCTGCTGAATTTCCTGATAATTTTAGGCTTGCAAAGAAGATGAAATTGTATCATTTTTTTCCAACTCGATTTGTTGATTTTTTTCAAAATATTACAAAAAAAATAGTATCTTCAAAAAAAATTAAGGAACGAATTAAAATGTATGAAAAATATTTGACTGTTCGTTCTAAAAACTATTTAGACTGGGGAATTAAAAATGTTTTATTGTGGGAAAACCAAAATCCTATCAAAAACATTGTTCATATTCATGGTACAGAAGATCATATTTTTCCTAAAAAATATATTAAAAATGCTATTTTCTTACCAAAAGCTACGCATGTATTGATATTATTACAATCAAAATGGCTGAATAAACATCTTCCCGATTTAATACTGAATGAAAATTATGAAAAAGAATTGGATTAA
- a CDS encoding lytic transglycosylase domain-containing protein — protein sequence MKKNWIKKSLTVTGIIATGILFSQFTGEGTNYTSVDVKNHVYLPNNINFCGEKVPMKIIDVKERLDREMTVNINLHSGTTLIIKRANRYFPEIEPILKKHGIPDDFKYLAVIESGLTNATSSAGAKGFWQFMPETAKEYNLEVSNSIDERYDVVKATEAACQYLKKAYNKFGNWTLVAASYNRGMGGIQKSIDAQGVTDYYDLFLTDETSRYVFRILALKEIMENSGKYGFQLPNDVLYDPIKTKNLPVSENIPDLAKYALDQGINYKILKLHNPWMRDTSLTVTPGKTYVVQIPTEGYKR from the coding sequence ATGAAAAAGAATTGGATTAAAAAATCACTAACTGTAACAGGTATTATTGCAACTGGTATCTTATTTTCTCAATTTACAGGAGAAGGAACAAATTACACAAGTGTAGATGTAAAAAATCATGTGTATTTACCTAATAATATCAATTTTTGCGGAGAAAAAGTTCCTATGAAAATCATTGATGTAAAGGAAAGACTTGATCGTGAGATGACGGTCAATATCAATTTACATTCTGGAACAACCTTAATAATAAAGAGAGCTAACAGATATTTTCCTGAGATTGAACCTATTTTAAAAAAACACGGAATTCCAGATGATTTTAAATATTTAGCTGTCATAGAAAGTGGTTTAACAAATGCTACATCATCAGCTGGTGCGAAAGGTTTTTGGCAATTTATGCCCGAAACTGCTAAAGAGTATAATTTAGAAGTTTCTAATTCAATTGACGAAAGATATGACGTGGTTAAAGCTACAGAAGCAGCGTGTCAATATTTAAAAAAGGCTTACAATAAGTTTGGAAATTGGACGTTAGTAGCAGCTTCATATAATCGTGGAATGGGCGGCATTCAAAAATCTATAGACGCTCAAGGTGTTACAGATTATTATGATTTATTTTTGACAGATGAAACATCGAGATATGTTTTTAGAATTCTAGCACTTAAAGAAATTATGGAAAACTCTGGAAAATATGGTTTTCAACTTCCTAACGATGTTTTATATGACCCAATAAAGACAAAGAATTTACCGGTTTCAGAAAATATTCCCGATTTAGCAAAATATGCTCTCGATCAAGGGATAAATTATAAAATTTTAAAATT
- a CDS encoding GNAT family N-acetyltransferase, with the protein MEFKNNELLRQFEARCGENFIVIEYSIQERKLFLTKLHENGCEDEEKISKFISLILDGAEERKLRIVPVNSKIVTFFKKNPSYKELLATGIKI; encoded by the coding sequence ATGGAATTTAAAAATAATGAATTATTAAGACAATTCGAGGCACGTTGTGGTGAAAATTTTATTGTAATTGAGTATTCTATACAAGAACGAAAATTATTTTTAACCAAATTACATGAAAATGGATGTGAAGATGAAGAAAAAATATCAAAATTTATAAGCTTAATATTAGATGGAGCAGAAGAACGTAAATTGCGTATCGTTCCTGTAAATTCTAAAATAGTGACATTTTTTAAGAAAAATCCTAGCTATAAAGAATTATTAGCTACTGGTATAAAAATCTAG
- a CDS encoding ABC transporter substrate-binding protein, translating to MKSLFYYISTVCIIFLLNSCSKKQTSNQELTVFRYNESANIQTLDPAFSRNQAIIWPCNQLFNSLVLLDNELNVKPDLAKSWQISEDGKTYQFVLRNDVYFHKHINFGKDSTRLVVAQDFEYSFKRLINEELASPGAWIFQYVDDFKAVNDSVLEIHLQKPFPAFLGLLSMKYASVVPKEIIEDTNIEFRTNPIGTGPFQFKIWEENIKLVLRKNPLYFEKDENGIQLPYLDAVAISFLPDKQSAFLQFIQGNLDFINGLDPSYKDDLLNSKGELQTKYDNQITLLTGPYLNSEYLGFRMDGTDEVVKDKRIRQALNIGFDRHKLLVYLRNGMGSSKVKGIIPEGLAGYNDANLITYDIEKAKQLVTDYIKDKKTKPKVMLTTNSTYVDISEYLQREWQKIGIDVQVDVSPPSTLRQSMATGKVPFFRGSWIADYPDAENYLSLFSSTNFAPNGPNYTHFKNDDFDKLYKESFTQTDIEKRKLIYEKMDKIIQDEVPVIVLFYDKVIRFTHKNISGFSTHPMNLLTLKEVKKKNSN from the coding sequence ATGAAATCATTATTTTATTATATATCAACAGTTTGTATCATTTTTTTATTGAATTCGTGTTCAAAAAAGCAAACTTCGAATCAAGAGCTTACTGTTTTTAGATATAATGAAAGTGCAAATATCCAAACTTTAGATCCTGCTTTTTCTAGAAATCAAGCAATAATTTGGCCGTGCAACCAGCTTTTTAATAGCTTGGTTTTGTTAGATAATGAGTTAAATGTAAAACCTGATTTAGCTAAAAGTTGGCAAATTTCTGAGGATGGAAAAACATATCAATTTGTTTTACGTAACGATGTTTATTTTCATAAGCACATCAATTTTGGAAAAGACAGTACGCGACTTGTTGTAGCTCAAGATTTTGAATATAGTTTTAAACGTTTAATTAATGAAGAATTAGCTTCCCCTGGAGCTTGGATTTTTCAGTATGTTGATGATTTTAAAGCTGTAAACGATTCTGTTTTAGAGATTCATTTGCAAAAACCTTTTCCTGCATTTTTGGGATTACTTTCAATGAAGTACGCGTCGGTTGTACCGAAAGAAATTATTGAAGATACAAATATCGAATTTAGAACCAATCCAATCGGAACAGGTCCTTTTCAATTCAAAATTTGGGAAGAAAATATCAAATTGGTTCTGAGAAAAAATCCATTGTATTTCGAAAAAGATGAAAACGGAATTCAATTACCTTATTTAGATGCTGTTGCGATTAGTTTTTTACCAGATAAGCAAAGTGCTTTTTTACAGTTTATACAAGGAAATTTAGATTTTATAAACGGTTTGGACCCTTCATATAAAGACGATTTATTAAATTCAAAAGGTGAGCTTCAAACTAAATATGATAATCAGATTACTTTATTAACAGGTCCATATTTAAATTCAGAATATTTAGGTTTTCGAATGGATGGAACTGATGAAGTAGTTAAAGACAAACGCATTCGTCAAGCTTTGAATATTGGATTCGACCGTCATAAATTATTAGTTTATTTGCGAAATGGAATGGGTTCATCTAAAGTTAAAGGAATTATTCCTGAAGGTTTGGCAGGTTATAATGATGCAAATTTAATTACCTATGATATTGAAAAAGCAAAACAGCTAGTTACGGATTACATAAAAGATAAAAAAACAAAGCCAAAAGTAATGCTTACAACCAATAGTACTTACGTTGATATTTCGGAATATTTACAACGCGAATGGCAAAAAATTGGAATTGATGTCCAAGTTGATGTTTCACCGCCATCAACATTACGACAAAGTATGGCAACCGGTAAAGTTCCGTTTTTTAGAGGAAGTTGGATTGCAGATTATCCTGATGCTGAGAATTATTTATCATTATTTTCAAGTACTAATTTTGCTCCAAACGGACCTAATTATACGCATTTTAAAAATGATGATTTTGATAAATTGTACAAAGAATCTTTTACACAAACTGATATAGAAAAGAGAAAATTAATCTACGAGAAAATGGATAAAATTATTCAAGATGAAGTTCCTGTAATTGTTTTGTTTTATGATAAAGTTATTCGATTTACACACAAAAACATCTCAGGATTTTCAACTCATCCCATGAATTTATTGACGTTAAAAGAAGTAAAAAAGAAAAATAGTAATTAA
- a CDS encoding LytR/AlgR family response regulator transcription factor, whose protein sequence is MNNLTIVIIDDEKKLRELLKTYIDKIFPNHKHEIILCNSVSSGVEAIENYLPDLVFLDIEMPEENGFELFKKVNKETFEVVFTTAYAQYMEQSINEIGCFGYLLKPFDKEKLKTIFERFDLKATDKKYFKFINTSKNKRMLVHLDDILYCKADNNYSTLYLKDNQYLLSKTLRDIENRLPTEIFSRVHRSFIVNMLHVDFFDKDKNGLVLKHEIFENEGFIPVSASHKEKIDKMFL, encoded by the coding sequence ATGAATAATTTGACAATCGTTATTATAGATGACGAAAAAAAACTACGAGAACTTTTAAAAACGTATATCGATAAAATTTTTCCAAATCATAAGCACGAAATTATATTATGTAATTCGGTTTCGAGTGGAGTAGAAGCAATCGAAAATTATCTTCCGGATTTGGTTTTTCTTGATATTGAAATGCCAGAAGAAAATGGTTTTGAATTATTTAAAAAAGTAAATAAAGAAACTTTTGAAGTTGTTTTTACAACTGCATACGCCCAATATATGGAACAATCTATTAATGAAATTGGTTGTTTTGGTTATCTTTTAAAACCTTTTGATAAAGAAAAATTAAAAACCATCTTTGAACGTTTTGATTTAAAAGCTACGGATAAAAAATATTTTAAATTCATTAACACCTCTAAAAACAAACGAATGTTAGTACATTTAGACGATATTTTATATTGCAAAGCAGATAATAATTATTCGACTCTTTATTTAAAAGATAATCAATATTTGTTGTCTAAAACATTGCGTGATATCGAAAATAGATTGCCAACTGAAATTTTTAGTCGGGTACACCGTTCATTTATTGTCAATATGTTACATGTCGATTTCTTTGATAAAGATAAAAATGGATTAGTTTTAAAACACGAAATATTTGAAAATGAAGGTTTTATTCCTGTTTCGGCTTCTCATAAAGAAAAAATAGACAAAATGTTTTTATGA
- a CDS encoding histidine kinase, whose translation MKIKVIIFFVFLSQLIFGQHVDTKVITANNGLFSNNVQKTYIDSSGNLWIGSRAGLSKKNMNSFEIVPEATKYKFNNIFDIIEDQNKNMWIAGYGQGLLFLNHNGSKLINTNTGLVDNFTRFLYEFKDAIYVGTSNGISIISKKDFSVKNPSFQSNSNHKFSITSIFSINDKIYASTINDGIYLIEPDKLTLVSDIKKVFSTFVFEDLLYLGLESKLIVVNPNTFQILKEYPVPSIWEFIVNKNQLYFISSGIYDGDGGFYRLENDKIVNRIPALKIPFLDLKTLSHDKKNELLYIGTQNNGLIQINLNSPVFHQNEFENIYSLCFHDKNEFIFNENGLNIVSDDKLVKQISLNKFKTFQSKNDKKFRKETIIQNHFYPIDYNISSDKIIFYHSEIYNDFIWVASNVGIYKISLTGEILGYYPIHVFHFTFFKNKLITVVPYGGIRIFDSIENMNYQYFHDWKNSNVPAEIVSIAKTENAVYFASALSGLYEYKSGTFKSLLNAKEFLEPKLKAITIGSNGNLIVVTDFNDVYEFEIKTNKLKKVKHISHKKIKGSTTSFVEEIDGVLYVGTNLGINVFDKGRYFFIDKTQGFTNYNSRKAVVNGNKIYVLTTNGCFVLDNSYFKKSDKSNNLATITSIYINNKKLLPSELSQIQNGLSLSNTQNNITLIFTVNGEKYPDKLNFKYRLKSNEPWIDLVNENQINLSYLNRGEYNVELQIFNENTGNTSIQSLVKFTINPPFYLNWYYIIIFSLVIIIITILLVKLRIRIIKNNQEKETALIALKTEKEKKELLFDKQLAEVKLQALKSQMNSHFLFNVLSSIQYYIISNDMDNALYFLERFSSLIRTTLDFSDRKTVTLKQEIDYLAQYIEIENIRVENEIKFILDIDSEINLNLIQIEPLLLQPFIENSIVHAFPPNVVQPKIFIRMVKIENQIKITIEDNGVGYKEKKNQIHTSKGISIVKRRLDLTKMNLNEQISISSSENGTIVILFINL comes from the coding sequence ATGAAAATAAAAGTTATTATTTTTTTTGTGTTTTTATCCCAATTGATTTTTGGGCAACATGTCGATACAAAAGTAATAACGGCAAATAATGGTTTGTTTTCTAATAACGTTCAGAAAACTTATATAGATTCATCAGGTAACCTTTGGATTGGTTCTCGGGCTGGTTTATCAAAGAAAAACATGAATTCTTTTGAAATTGTTCCTGAAGCTACAAAGTACAAGTTCAACAATATTTTTGATATTATTGAAGACCAAAATAAAAACATGTGGATTGCTGGCTATGGTCAAGGTTTATTATTTTTGAACCATAACGGAAGTAAACTTATTAATACAAACACAGGTTTGGTCGATAATTTTACTCGGTTTTTGTACGAATTTAAAGATGCTATTTATGTTGGAACTTCAAACGGAATTTCAATTATTTCTAAAAAAGATTTTTCTGTAAAAAATCCTAGTTTTCAATCAAATTCCAATCATAAATTTAGTATTACAAGTATTTTTAGTATAAATGATAAAATTTATGCATCGACCATAAATGATGGAATTTACTTAATTGAACCCGATAAATTAACTCTGGTTAGTGATATTAAAAAAGTTTTTTCAACCTTTGTTTTTGAAGATTTATTGTATTTAGGCCTTGAATCAAAATTAATTGTAGTTAATCCAAATACCTTTCAGATTTTAAAAGAATATCCAGTTCCGAGCATTTGGGAATTTATTGTAAATAAAAATCAATTGTATTTTATTTCATCTGGAATTTATGATGGTGATGGTGGTTTTTATCGATTAGAAAATGATAAAATTGTAAATCGAATTCCTGCTTTAAAAATTCCCTTTTTAGATTTAAAAACTTTAAGCCATGATAAAAAAAATGAGCTTTTGTATATCGGAACTCAAAATAACGGTTTAATCCAAATTAATTTAAATTCACCCGTTTTTCATCAAAATGAATTTGAAAATATCTATTCATTATGTTTTCACGATAAAAATGAATTTATATTCAATGAAAACGGATTAAATATTGTTTCTGATGACAAATTAGTTAAACAAATTTCATTAAATAAATTTAAAACTTTTCAATCCAAAAACGATAAAAAATTTAGAAAAGAAACCATAATTCAAAATCACTTTTATCCTATTGATTATAACATTTCGAGCGATAAAATCATTTTTTATCATTCAGAAATTTATAACGATTTTATTTGGGTTGCTTCAAATGTTGGAATTTATAAAATATCTTTAACTGGAGAAATTTTAGGATATTATCCGATTCATGTTTTTCATTTTACTTTTTTCAAAAACAAATTGATAACTGTTGTTCCGTATGGCGGAATTCGAATTTTTGATTCGATTGAAAATATGAATTATCAGTATTTTCATGATTGGAAAAATAGTAACGTTCCTGCAGAAATTGTTAGTATTGCCAAAACAGAAAATGCTGTTTATTTTGCTTCGGCTTTAAGCGGATTATATGAATATAAATCTGGAACTTTTAAATCACTTTTAAATGCAAAAGAGTTTTTAGAACCTAAATTAAAAGCCATAACTATTGGTTCAAACGGAAATTTAATTGTAGTTACAGATTTTAATGATGTTTATGAATTTGAAATCAAAACAAACAAATTAAAAAAAGTCAAACATATTTCGCACAAAAAAATTAAAGGAAGTACTACATCTTTTGTTGAAGAAATTGATGGTGTGTTGTATGTTGGAACAAATTTAGGAATAAATGTTTTTGATAAAGGACGTTATTTTTTTATTGATAAAACACAAGGATTTACAAATTATAACAGTCGTAAAGCTGTTGTTAATGGTAATAAAATTTACGTTTTAACTACGAATGGTTGTTTTGTTTTAGATAATTCGTACTTTAAAAAATCAGACAAATCAAATAATTTGGCTACAATTACATCAATTTATATTAATAACAAAAAATTGTTGCCGTCTGAATTAAGTCAAATCCAAAACGGATTGTCTTTAAGTAATACGCAAAATAACATCACCTTAATTTTTACCGTAAATGGCGAAAAATATCCTGATAAATTAAATTTCAAATATCGATTAAAATCCAATGAACCTTGGATTGATTTGGTAAATGAAAATCAAATAAATTTAAGTTATTTAAATCGTGGTGAGTATAATGTAGAATTACAAATTTTTAATGAAAATACAGGAAATACTTCGATTCAAAGTTTAGTTAAATTCACAATAAATCCGCCATTTTATTTAAATTGGTATTACATCATCATTTTTTCTTTGGTAATTATTATCATTACCATTTTGTTAGTTAAATTACGAATTCGAATCATTAAAAATAATCAGGAAAAAGAAACAGCATTAATTGCATTAAAAACAGAAAAAGAAAAGAAAGAACTTTTGTTTGATAAACAATTGGCAGAAGTTAAACTTCAAGCATTAAAAAGTCAGATGAATTCGCACTTTTTGTTTAACGTTTTGAGTTCCATTCAATATTATATAATCAGTAACGATATGGATAATGCATTGTATTTTTTAGAACGTTTTTCTAGTTTAATTCGAACAACTTTGGATTTTTCTGACCGTAAAACCGTTACTTTAAAACAAGAAATCGATTATTTAGCTCAATATATCGAAATTGAAAATATTCGTGTTGAAAATGAAATTAAATTTATTCTGGATATAGATTCTGAAATCAATCTTAACTTGATTCAGATTGAACCTTTGTTATTGCAACCTTTTATAGAAAATTCAATTGTGCATGCGTTTCCTCCAAATGTTGTCCAACCTAAAATTTTCATCAGAATGGTTAAAATTGAAAATCAAATTAAAATAACCATTGAAGATAACGGTGTTGGTTATAAAGAAAAAAAGAATCAAATACATACTTCAAAAGGAATTTCGATTGTTAAACGTAGGCTTGACCTGACAAAAATGAATTTAAATGAACAAATATCTATATCAAGTTCAGAAAACGGAACAATTGTAATTTTGTTTATTAACTTGTAG